Proteins encoded in a region of the Candidatus Korarchaeota archaeon NZ13-K genome:
- a CDS encoding NADH-quinone oxidoreductase subunit L has translation MKRMYAMLTWSVPFLGAVLSLVLSGAGRLRDVVAVLAILASALFSTLTLMDFLSSEGPIHVSYGWISSLGVSIGVYVDSLSAYMSLIVAWLSFLIAAYSLKYMEGDPGLTRYWFFFD, from the coding sequence GTGAAGCGGATGTACGCCATGCTCACCTGGTCCGTCCCCTTCCTGGGCGCGGTGCTCTCCCTAGTCCTGAGCGGGGCTGGGAGGCTCAGGGACGTAGTGGCTGTGCTGGCGATACTAGCATCAGCCCTGTTCTCAACGCTGACCCTGATGGATTTCCTCTCCTCCGAGGGCCCAATTCACGTATCCTACGGCTGGATAAGCAGCCTGGGGGTTTCCATAGGGGTGTACGTTGACTCCCTGAGCGCCTACATGTCCCTGATAGTCGCCTGGCTCAGCTTCCTCATAGCAGCCTACAGCCTGAAGTACATGGAGGGTGATCCGGGCCTCACTAGGTACTGGTTCTTCTTCGAC